One Brachybacterium kimchii genomic window carries:
- a CDS encoding ABC transporter substrate-binding protein, whose protein sequence is MTSSRPLPRTSSPETSVRRPLARRSLLGIAPSAAVLAALTACGAGSQSAEDAASDGGSSDGGSGSAAGGAQGAPSDLPEGWTWVEGTDLPSASATPELPVTVTDGTGEKVEVKDISKIIVGGEDVADILAALGLQKNIYAAPTNSVAQAALDAPEHYEFSQKTGVEGLLSVKGTLFIGNNVKRHGKPAAQFREAGVDAVVVDDQQPIADKIRAVAEYVGAKDAGEELASTVEDQLDQAASDAKGTGIDGLRILAVTSSGAGGANAVVGTGTAAADIIEAAGATSVGVEEGLRGYSVKYSDEGLLDTKPDVILTGDGDLEEWGGLEGFLSAFPTLAQTPAGTSNTFFLMPSEQIKVSGVGVGAGAIALVKALAAVAK, encoded by the coding sequence GTGACCTCGTCGCGCCCGCTCCCCCGCACCTCCTCCCCCGAGACCTCCGTCCGTCGTCCGCTCGCACGGCGCTCCCTGCTCGGGATCGCCCCGTCGGCCGCGGTCCTCGCCGCGCTCACCGCATGCGGTGCGGGCAGCCAGTCCGCCGAGGACGCGGCCTCGGACGGCGGCTCCTCCGACGGCGGCTCCGGCTCCGCGGCCGGCGGCGCGCAGGGCGCTCCGTCGGACCTGCCCGAGGGCTGGACCTGGGTGGAGGGCACGGATCTGCCCTCGGCGTCGGCGACCCCGGAGCTGCCGGTGACGGTCACCGACGGCACGGGCGAGAAGGTCGAGGTCAAGGACATCTCGAAGATCATCGTCGGCGGCGAGGACGTCGCCGACATCCTCGCGGCGCTGGGCCTGCAGAAGAACATCTATGCGGCCCCCACGAACTCTGTCGCCCAGGCCGCCCTCGATGCGCCCGAGCACTACGAGTTCAGCCAGAAGACCGGCGTCGAGGGCCTGCTCAGCGTCAAGGGGACACTCTTCATCGGCAACAACGTCAAGCGCCACGGCAAGCCCGCGGCCCAGTTCCGGGAAGCCGGCGTGGACGCCGTCGTGGTCGACGACCAGCAGCCCATCGCCGACAAGATCCGCGCCGTCGCCGAGTACGTGGGGGCGAAGGACGCGGGCGAGGAGCTCGCGAGCACCGTCGAGGACCAGCTCGACCAGGCCGCGTCCGACGCGAAGGGCACCGGCATCGACGGCCTGCGCATCCTCGCGGTGACCTCGAGCGGCGCGGGCGGCGCGAACGCCGTGGTCGGCACCGGCACGGCCGCCGCAGACATCATCGAGGCCGCGGGCGCGACGAGCGTCGGCGTCGAGGAGGGCCTGCGCGGCTACTCCGTGAAGTACAGCGACGAGGGCCTGCTGGACACGAAGCCCGACGTCATCCTCACGGGCGACGGCGATCTCGAGGAGTGGGGCGGGCTCGAGGGCTTCCTCTCCGCCTTCCCCACCCTCGCGCAGACCCCCGCGGGCACCTCGAACACGTTCTTCCTCATGCCCAGCGAGCAGATCAAGGTCAGCGGCGTGGGCGTCGGCGCCGGTGCGATCGCGCTGGTGAAGGCCCTCGCCGCCGTCGCGAAGTGA
- a CDS encoding DUF1684 domain-containing protein, whose translation MSAAPRTAARTASGPAATAAFTQEWTAWHEAHESSRTEPLGILAATGLHWLGRTRLRAPGVPGAWSVGPQGPLVELAEGEVLTAGDEELRGTRQLAPLMHDGTVLLRFVDRSGGAGDSGTSGGGANDGGVDGLAEVSRRGSGVMLRPRRADSPYLASFTGTKAYPADPQWAIDARFVADPAPAARRVEAVLPGIQHTFSSPGRLEFERDGRTHHLTAFAGADGALTVLFRDATSGITTYAASRSLTVPAPSADGSAVLDFNRAVNLPCAYTDFSTCPVPPRENTLPFCVDAGEKVPAARASAA comes from the coding sequence ATGAGCGCCGCACCCAGGACCGCCGCCCGGACCGCATCCGGGCCCGCCGCCACCGCGGCCTTCACGCAGGAGTGGACCGCCTGGCACGAGGCGCACGAGAGCTCGCGCACGGAGCCGCTCGGGATCCTCGCCGCCACCGGACTGCACTGGCTTGGCCGCACGCGACTGCGCGCGCCCGGCGTCCCGGGCGCCTGGTCCGTCGGCCCCCAGGGCCCGCTGGTCGAGCTCGCCGAGGGCGAGGTCCTCACGGCAGGGGACGAGGAGCTGCGCGGCACCCGGCAGCTCGCACCGCTCATGCACGACGGCACCGTCCTGCTGCGCTTCGTCGATCGGTCGGGCGGCGCGGGCGACAGCGGCACGAGTGGCGGTGGGGCGAATGACGGCGGCGTCGACGGACTCGCGGAGGTCTCCCGGCGCGGCAGCGGCGTCATGCTGCGACCCCGTCGCGCGGACAGCCCCTACCTCGCCTCCTTCACCGGGACGAAGGCCTATCCCGCCGACCCGCAGTGGGCGATCGACGCTCGCTTCGTCGCCGATCCTGCGCCCGCCGCACGCCGGGTCGAGGCCGTGCTGCCGGGCATCCAGCACACCTTCTCGAGCCCGGGCCGTCTCGAGTTCGAGCGCGACGGGCGCACCCACCACCTCACGGCATTCGCGGGCGCGGACGGCGCGCTGACGGTCCTGTTCCGGGACGCGACCAGCGGGATCACGACCTATGCGGCGAGCAGATCCCTCACCGTCCCCGCCCCGTCGGCCGACGGCTCCGCGGTGCTCGACTTCAATCGCGCGGTGAACCTCCCGTGCGCCTACACCGATTTCTCGACCTGCCCGGTGCCGCCGCGGGAGAACACGCTCCCCTTCTGCGTGGACGCCGGGGAGAAGGTGCCCGCCGCCCGCGCGAGCGCGGCGTGA
- a CDS encoding ATP-grasp domain-containing protein, with the protein MSDPAFPTASAAPSLPVVPAAPAVHVLHDNPEWIAPFTAAFEAVGVPLIEWPLDGGVLDLDAEPPQGVFWSRLSASSHTRGAPHAKDVARGALTWLESWGRRVVGGSRVADLEVSKIQQHAALRHAGFDVPRTIAVHDRDSLADAARTLPAPFITKHDQGGKGLGVRRFEDHESFEDYVRGADFEESADGITLLQELLVAPEPVITRAEFVGGRFVYAVRVDTSGGFELCPSDACALPGTPTPPSFRLDRSIAASTPLIRRYEELLADLGIEIAGIEFLTTTDGRTVTYDLNTNSNYNAEVEREAPTPAVRQVARWFGELLDAERGTVPLDVVRGAA; encoded by the coding sequence ATGTCCGACCCCGCATTCCCGACCGCATCCGCGGCCCCGTCCCTGCCCGTGGTGCCGGCCGCTCCGGCGGTCCACGTGCTGCACGACAACCCGGAGTGGATCGCCCCGTTCACCGCGGCCTTCGAGGCCGTCGGCGTGCCGCTGATCGAGTGGCCGCTCGACGGCGGGGTGCTCGATCTCGACGCCGAACCTCCCCAGGGCGTGTTCTGGTCCCGTCTGAGCGCCTCGTCCCACACCCGCGGCGCGCCGCACGCGAAGGACGTCGCGCGCGGCGCCCTCACCTGGCTCGAGTCCTGGGGGCGACGGGTGGTGGGAGGCTCCCGCGTCGCCGACCTCGAGGTCTCGAAGATCCAGCAGCACGCGGCGCTGCGCCACGCGGGCTTCGACGTGCCGCGCACGATCGCCGTGCACGACCGCGACTCGCTCGCCGATGCCGCACGCACCCTTCCCGCACCCTTCATCACCAAGCACGACCAGGGCGGCAAGGGCCTGGGGGTGCGCCGCTTCGAGGACCACGAGTCCTTCGAGGACTACGTGCGGGGCGCGGACTTCGAGGAGAGCGCCGACGGCATCACCCTGCTGCAGGAGCTGCTGGTGGCCCCCGAGCCCGTGATCACGCGCGCGGAGTTCGTGGGCGGCCGCTTCGTGTACGCGGTGCGCGTGGACACCTCCGGCGGATTCGAGCTCTGCCCGTCCGACGCCTGCGCCCTGCCCGGGACCCCGACGCCCCCGAGCTTCCGGCTCGATCGGTCGATCGCCGCGAGCACGCCCCTGATCCGGCGCTACGAGGAGCTGCTGGCGGACCTCGGGATCGAGATCGCGGGCATCGAGTTCCTCACCACGACCGATGGCCGCACCGTCACCTACGACCTCAACACGAACTCCAACTACAACGCGGAGGTCGAGCGCGAAGCGCCGACGCCCGCCGTGCGGCAGGTCGCGCGCTGGTTCGGGGAGCTCCTGGACGCCGAGCGCGGCACGGTGCCGCTGGACGTCGTGCGGGGCGCCGCATGA
- a CDS encoding Ku protein — protein sequence MRAIWSGEITFGLVNVPVKLYSATRSHDVSFHQVHDEDDGRIRYERRCEVCGRVIDYDHIEKAYAEGDKTVVLTDEELDALPAEEDDEIDVVQFIPREQVDPLLLGTAYVLEPVGRSPKSYVLLRRTLEHSERTAIVTFTLRTKTRLGVLRSRGRLLTLQTMRWPEDVQDVDFPAARKRPKITEKELDMAGALVDRFSGDFEPEKYSDEYQEQLHELIEDKLEQGESVDTDETFGREREEHAEKEQGGKVISLMDALERSLQKRGSTGSEGSSSGAKKSTGGSKKPAGASKKSAAGSKKPAGGSKRSAGTSKTSSSKSASASGKKRKSS from the coding sequence ATGCGCGCGATATGGAGCGGTGAGATCACGTTCGGGCTCGTGAACGTGCCGGTGAAGCTGTACAGCGCCACCCGGTCGCACGACGTCTCCTTCCATCAGGTGCACGACGAGGACGACGGGCGCATCAGGTACGAGCGGCGCTGCGAGGTCTGCGGCCGCGTGATCGACTACGACCACATCGAGAAGGCCTATGCGGAGGGCGACAAGACCGTCGTCCTCACCGACGAGGAGCTCGATGCCCTCCCGGCGGAGGAGGACGACGAGATCGACGTCGTGCAGTTCATCCCGCGGGAACAGGTCGATCCGCTCCTGCTGGGCACGGCCTACGTGCTCGAGCCGGTCGGCAGATCGCCGAAGTCGTACGTGCTGCTGCGCCGGACGCTCGAGCACAGCGAGCGCACCGCGATCGTCACCTTCACGCTGCGTACGAAGACGCGCCTGGGGGTGCTGCGCTCCCGCGGGCGCCTGCTGACGCTCCAGACCATGCGCTGGCCCGAGGACGTGCAGGACGTGGACTTCCCCGCCGCCCGCAAACGGCCGAAGATCACCGAGAAGGAGCTGGACATGGCCGGTGCTCTCGTCGACCGGTTCAGCGGCGACTTCGAGCCCGAGAAGTACTCCGACGAGTACCAGGAGCAGCTGCACGAGCTCATCGAGGACAAGCTCGAGCAGGGGGAGTCCGTGGACACCGACGAGACCTTCGGCCGCGAGCGGGAGGAGCACGCCGAGAAGGAGCAGGGCGGCAAGGTCATCAGCCTGATGGACGCGCTCGAGCGCAGCCTCCAGAAGCGCGGGTCCACGGGATCGGAGGGCTCGTCGTCGGGAGCGAAGAAGTCCACTGGCGGTTCGAAGAAGCCCGCCGGGGCCTCGAAGAAGTCCGCCGCAGGGTCGAAGAAGCCCGCAGGAGGATCGAAGAGATCGGCGGGGACGTCGAAGACGTCCTCCTCGAAGAGCGCATCGGCCTCCGGGAAGAAGCGGAAGTCCTCGTGA
- a CDS encoding ATP-dependent DNA ligase gives MSAREQKSAREQKVEVDGRTLRLTHLDKVMYPSTGTTKGEVIDYYRRAAGVMVPQAARRPATRKRWVDGVGTAEHPGKVFFRKDLEDSAPDWVPRADLEHHDGISTYPLVDEAAVLVWLAQLAALEIHTPQWRFDAEGEPARPDRLVLDLDPGEGAGLGDCAQVALWCRELLDEMGLDSYPVTSGSKGIHLYAPLDGTSAADEVAEVAHRLARALEDEHPDQVVSDMKRSLRRGKVLVDWSQNNGHKTTVCPYSLRGRERPTVAAPRTWDEIEGSSLAQLGFEEVLARIEDGTDPLAALGLEQHDSSAGGEAPADDEASAGAADDRLRTYRSKRDARRTPEPVPDAAGEGPQGRADAVRRALEAEDPMFVIQEHHASSLHWDFRLQHDGVLVSWAVPKGPPLETDVNRLAVQTEDHPLEYGTFEGSIPEDEYGGGEVTIWDSGLVEIEKWREGREVIAVCRGREDGGLGGVPRRFAFIHTGGMGRGARSAAAKEKAKADWLLHLMKDQPEEGSAGAHEETDADDRISPMLATLGAREDIDEDDWAFEMKWDGVRAIATITPAGVRLTSRGGKDVTAAFPELGELADAVGGAGSGTGRIVLDGEIVALDSHDRPSFSRLQRRLGLTSRRDVERAQKETEVHLMVFDLLEADGRSLLRTPYRERREALFAAVDPTEHVKLPHADHGDVDHAIAVSQELQLEGVMAKKESSVYQPGRRARTWIKIKNAHHQEVVVVGWREGRGARAGGIGSLLLAVPDEDGNLHYVGRVGTGFSEDDLEHARERLRSRARKTPPVSGVPSADARDAHWVRADLVGEVRHAERTPDDRLRQPVWRGWRPDKDADEVRWES, from the coding sequence ATGTCGGCACGGGAGCAGAAGTCCGCACGGGAGCAGAAGGTGGAGGTCGACGGCCGCACGCTGCGGCTCACGCACCTCGACAAGGTCATGTATCCCTCGACCGGGACCACCAAGGGCGAGGTCATCGACTACTACCGGCGTGCCGCCGGGGTGATGGTGCCGCAGGCCGCCCGCCGACCGGCGACGCGGAAGCGATGGGTCGACGGGGTCGGCACCGCTGAGCATCCGGGCAAGGTCTTCTTCCGCAAGGACCTCGAGGACTCCGCGCCCGACTGGGTGCCGCGAGCGGACCTCGAGCACCACGACGGCATCTCCACCTACCCCCTGGTGGACGAGGCGGCCGTGCTGGTGTGGCTCGCCCAGCTCGCGGCCCTCGAGATCCACACCCCCCAGTGGCGGTTCGACGCCGAGGGCGAGCCGGCCCGCCCCGACCGGCTCGTGCTCGATCTCGATCCGGGAGAGGGCGCCGGTCTCGGCGACTGCGCCCAGGTGGCGCTGTGGTGCCGCGAGCTCCTGGACGAGATGGGACTCGACTCCTATCCCGTGACGTCCGGCTCGAAGGGGATCCACCTCTACGCCCCGCTGGACGGGACCTCCGCCGCCGACGAGGTCGCCGAGGTCGCGCACCGTCTCGCGCGAGCCCTCGAGGACGAGCACCCCGACCAAGTGGTCAGCGACATGAAAAGGTCCCTGCGCCGAGGGAAGGTCCTGGTCGACTGGTCGCAGAACAACGGGCACAAGACCACGGTGTGCCCGTACTCCCTGCGCGGCAGGGAGCGTCCCACGGTCGCCGCGCCCCGCACCTGGGACGAGATCGAGGGCTCCTCGCTCGCCCAGCTCGGGTTCGAGGAGGTCCTCGCGCGCATCGAGGACGGCACCGATCCCCTCGCGGCGCTCGGCCTCGAGCAGCACGACTCGTCGGCCGGGGGAGAGGCGCCGGCCGACGACGAGGCGTCGGCCGGGGCCGCGGACGATCGACTGCGCACATACCGCTCCAAGCGCGACGCGCGCCGCACTCCGGAGCCCGTCCCCGATGCGGCAGGGGAAGGGCCGCAGGGGCGGGCCGATGCCGTGCGGCGCGCGCTCGAGGCGGAGGACCCGATGTTCGTGATCCAGGAGCACCACGCCTCGAGCCTGCACTGGGACTTCCGGCTCCAGCACGACGGGGTGCTCGTCTCCTGGGCCGTCCCCAAGGGACCGCCGCTCGAGACGGACGTGAACCGGCTGGCGGTGCAGACGGAGGACCATCCGCTCGAGTACGGCACCTTCGAGGGGAGCATCCCGGAGGACGAGTACGGCGGGGGAGAGGTGACCATCTGGGACAGCGGCCTCGTCGAGATCGAGAAGTGGCGCGAGGGGCGCGAGGTCATCGCCGTCTGCCGCGGACGCGAGGACGGAGGGCTCGGAGGCGTGCCGCGCCGCTTCGCGTTCATCCACACGGGAGGCATGGGCCGCGGTGCCAGGAGCGCGGCCGCGAAGGAGAAGGCGAAGGCCGACTGGCTCCTGCACCTCATGAAGGACCAGCCCGAGGAGGGATCGGCAGGTGCCCACGAGGAGACCGACGCCGACGACCGGATCAGCCCGATGCTCGCGACGCTCGGCGCGCGCGAGGACATCGACGAGGACGACTGGGCCTTCGAGATGAAATGGGACGGTGTGCGCGCGATCGCCACGATCACCCCGGCCGGTGTGCGCCTGACCAGCCGCGGCGGCAAGGACGTCACCGCCGCCTTCCCCGAGCTCGGAGAGCTCGCCGACGCGGTGGGCGGCGCCGGCTCCGGGACGGGACGCATCGTCCTGGACGGTGAGATCGTCGCCCTGGACTCCCACGACCGGCCCTCGTTCTCGCGCCTCCAGCGACGTCTGGGACTGACGTCCCGGCGCGACGTGGAGCGGGCGCAGAAGGAGACGGAGGTCCACCTGATGGTCTTCGACCTGCTCGAGGCCGACGGCAGGTCGCTGCTGCGCACGCCGTACAGGGAACGGCGCGAGGCCCTCTTCGCGGCCGTCGACCCCACCGAGCACGTGAAGCTCCCGCACGCGGACCATGGGGACGTCGACCACGCGATCGCCGTCTCCCAGGAGCTCCAGCTCGAGGGCGTGATGGCGAAGAAGGAATCGAGCGTCTACCAGCCCGGGCGCCGTGCCCGCACCTGGATCAAGATCAAGAACGCCCACCACCAGGAGGTCGTCGTCGTGGGCTGGCGCGAAGGCCGGGGCGCACGCGCAGGCGGGATCGGCTCCCTGCTGCTGGCCGTCCCGGACGAGGACGGGAATCTGCACTACGTCGGCCGCGTGGGCACCGGGTTCAGCGAGGACGACCTCGAGCACGCGCGAGAGCGCCTCCGCTCGCGCGCGCGGAAGACGCCGCCGGTGAGCGGCGTCCCGAGCGCCGACGCCCGCGATGCCCACTGGGTGCGCGCCGACCTCGTGGGCGAGGTGCGCCATGCCGAGCGCACCCCCGACGACAGGCTGCGCCAGCCCGTGTGGAGGGGGTGGCGTCCCGACAAGGACGCCGACGAGGTGCGCTGGGAGTCCTGA
- a CDS encoding amino acid ABC transporter substrate-binding protein/permease — MSPLSPPAPGIPPASPEAAPPRTASAALAPPPAGARPPALRWIALLAVLLMAALTAAVSAQPAHAEPKEKYVVGTDTTYAPFEYTGSDGDLEGIDIDLLHAIAKDQGFEVEIRPLGFDAAVQALSSNQVDAVMAGMTITDERKESFDFTDTYFVGGVQFAVPESSDISSLDQLKGETVAVKNGTTGKDFAEENKDKYGYTVDTYQETTDVVDAVKSGHAVGYFDDYPVIAYGITQGSGFKQVGDPQGGGDFGAAVNKGKNAEFREKFNAGLKNLKKSGEYDKIVEKYVGAQGSDGGGEQAQKPDRSVLTVITDYWPQLLHGVWLTFLSTVVALVLAFVLGIIFGFARLARFAPFRWVATAYVYVFRGTPILVQAFFIFFAIPQMFPELKMGPFVAGAITLTLNTGAYMTEIIRGGIQAVDSGQTEAARSLGLGHRKTMQKVVLPQAFRIMIPTFVNQGIITLKDTSLLSVIGLAELTYQSRQIIATTYMSSQVLVVVAFLYFAVITVLTLLSQRLERKYAV; from the coding sequence GTGTCGCCCCTTTCCCCGCCCGCCCCAGGCATCCCGCCTGCGTCACCCGAAGCGGCTCCGCCGCGCACCGCATCGGCCGCCCTCGCGCCTCCGCCCGCCGGAGCCCGGCCCCCCGCGCTGCGCTGGATCGCACTGCTCGCGGTCCTGCTCATGGCCGCGCTCACCGCCGCGGTGAGCGCGCAGCCCGCCCACGCGGAGCCGAAGGAGAAGTACGTCGTCGGCACCGACACGACGTACGCGCCCTTCGAGTACACCGGCTCCGACGGCGACCTCGAGGGCATCGACATCGACCTGCTCCACGCGATCGCGAAGGACCAGGGTTTCGAGGTCGAGATCCGCCCGCTCGGCTTCGACGCGGCGGTCCAGGCGCTGTCCTCGAACCAGGTCGACGCCGTGATGGCGGGCATGACCATCACGGACGAGCGCAAGGAGTCCTTCGACTTCACCGACACCTACTTCGTGGGCGGCGTGCAGTTCGCGGTGCCCGAGAGCAGCGACATCTCCTCCCTCGACCAGCTGAAGGGCGAGACGGTCGCGGTCAAGAACGGCACCACCGGCAAGGACTTCGCCGAGGAGAACAAGGACAAGTACGGCTACACGGTCGACACCTACCAGGAGACCACCGACGTGGTCGACGCGGTGAAGTCCGGGCACGCGGTCGGCTACTTCGACGACTACCCGGTGATCGCCTACGGCATCACCCAGGGATCCGGCTTCAAGCAGGTCGGTGACCCGCAGGGCGGCGGCGACTTCGGCGCCGCCGTGAACAAGGGCAAGAACGCGGAGTTCCGCGAGAAGTTCAACGCGGGGCTGAAGAACCTCAAGAAGAGCGGCGAGTACGACAAGATCGTCGAGAAGTACGTCGGTGCCCAGGGCAGCGACGGCGGCGGTGAGCAGGCGCAGAAGCCCGACCGCTCCGTGCTCACGGTGATCACGGACTACTGGCCGCAGCTGCTGCACGGCGTGTGGCTCACATTCCTGTCCACGGTGGTCGCGCTCGTGCTGGCCTTCGTGCTCGGCATCATCTTCGGCTTCGCCCGCCTCGCGCGCTTCGCTCCCTTCCGCTGGGTCGCGACCGCGTATGTGTACGTGTTCCGCGGGACACCGATCCTGGTGCAGGCGTTCTTCATCTTCTTCGCGATCCCGCAGATGTTCCCCGAGCTCAAGATGGGGCCGTTCGTCGCCGGTGCGATCACGCTGACGCTGAACACCGGCGCCTACATGACCGAGATCATCCGCGGCGGCATCCAGGCCGTCGACTCCGGGCAGACGGAGGCCGCCCGATCGCTGGGCCTGGGCCACCGCAAGACCATGCAGAAGGTCGTGCTCCCGCAGGCCTTCCGGATCATGATCCCGACCTTCGTGAACCAGGGCATCATCACGCTGAAGGACACCTCGCTGCTGAGCGTCATCGGGCTCGCAGAGCTCACCTACCAGTCCCGGCAGATCATCGCGACGACCTACATGTCCTCGCAGGTGCTGGTCGTGGTGGCGTTCCTGTACTTCGCGGTGATCACGGTGCTCACCCTGCTGTCGCAGCGACTCGAGAGGAAGTACGCGGTATGA
- a CDS encoding amino acid ABC transporter ATP-binding protein — translation MSEQTSPSGQTGARDGAGASGATKDAGERPEKIVVEGLRKSFGDNEVLTGIDLTVKEREVVAIIGPSGSGKSTFLRCLNRLEDPTGGSIVIDGADLSGRKVKIDEVRQRIGMVFQHFNLFPHMTVLENITLAPIQLGKCSAKEADQRARTLLDRVGLAEKADAKPASLSGGQKQRVAIARALAMEPEVMLFDEATSALDPEMVGEVLQVIRDLAENGMTMILVTHEMGFAREVSNRTIFMDGGVIVEAGTPEEIFGDPQSERLKDFLAKVL, via the coding sequence ATGAGCGAGCAGACGAGTCCGAGCGGGCAGACGGGCGCCCGCGACGGCGCGGGTGCCTCCGGCGCGACGAAGGATGCGGGCGAGCGTCCCGAGAAGATCGTCGTCGAGGGGCTGCGCAAGAGCTTCGGCGACAACGAGGTGCTCACCGGCATCGACCTCACGGTAAAGGAGCGCGAGGTGGTCGCGATCATCGGCCCCTCGGGGTCGGGCAAGTCCACCTTCCTTCGCTGCCTGAACCGTCTCGAGGACCCCACGGGCGGGTCGATCGTGATCGACGGCGCCGACCTCTCGGGGCGGAAGGTGAAGATCGACGAGGTGCGCCAGAGGATCGGCATGGTCTTCCAGCACTTCAATCTCTTCCCGCACATGACCGTGCTCGAGAACATCACGCTCGCGCCGATCCAGCTGGGCAAGTGCTCCGCGAAGGAGGCCGACCAGCGCGCCCGCACCCTCCTGGACCGGGTGGGGCTCGCCGAGAAGGCCGACGCCAAGCCGGCCTCGCTCTCCGGCGGGCAGAAGCAGCGCGTCGCGATCGCGCGTGCGCTCGCGATGGAGCCCGAGGTGATGCTCTTCGACGAGGCCACGAGCGCGCTCGACCCCGAGATGGTGGGCGAGGTGCTCCAGGTGATCCGCGACCTCGCCGAGAACGGGATGACCATGATCCTGGTGACCCACGAGATGGGCTTCGCCCGCGAGGTCTCCAACCGCACGATCTTCATGGACGGCGGCGTGATCGTCGAGGCCGGGACGCCCGAGGAGATCTTCGGCGATCCGCAGAGCGAGAGGCTCAAGGACTTCCTGGCCAAGGTGCTCTGA
- a CDS encoding MFS transporter codes for MASVATEDDARGARRAGRPKVGVYRYAVLALVTLGVSVNYLDRATISVALPDIQHDLGLAEAATGVALSAFFWTYATFQLPSGYLAGRIGPRVMIGASALCFGLVTVLMGFAWGLVSLIVLRLLLGIGESPAFPASAQVVSRWFPRSERSFASATFNNGNPIGSTLCIPLVALLITWAGWRSAFYVTGAVAIMYAIAWWFLYRDPRASRRLRREELEYIEADQEEANRDADSQQTVPWRSLFRHRMVWSMMIGFFCINFVAYFFITWFPTYLVRTYDLSLLKFGFIGMIPGIASMLGGWTGGLVSDRLVRRGVPVSRARKICLVGGLLGTSVIMLAVLSPTVSTALLALSLSYFSSTFAAASVWCLPADVAPVNAHVGSLGGIQNAASNCAGIVSPILIGVITGVTSSFAIPLVIAGVVALLGAANYAFVMPKIEPLRSTSPQAVGA; via the coding sequence ATGGCATCCGTGGCCACGGAAGACGATGCGCGCGGTGCGCGCCGAGCGGGGCGCCCGAAAGTCGGCGTATACCGATATGCGGTGCTCGCTCTCGTGACGCTCGGCGTCTCGGTGAACTACCTGGATCGAGCGACGATCAGCGTCGCCCTCCCGGACATCCAGCACGACCTGGGGTTGGCAGAGGCTGCAACGGGTGTCGCGCTGTCTGCGTTCTTCTGGACCTACGCGACATTCCAATTGCCCAGCGGCTATCTGGCCGGACGCATCGGGCCCCGCGTGATGATCGGTGCGTCCGCGCTCTGCTTCGGCCTCGTGACCGTACTGATGGGGTTCGCCTGGGGTCTCGTCTCCCTGATCGTGCTGCGCCTGCTGCTCGGTATCGGCGAGAGCCCTGCATTCCCTGCCTCGGCCCAAGTGGTGTCCCGGTGGTTCCCCCGCTCAGAGCGGAGTTTTGCCTCCGCGACCTTCAACAACGGCAACCCGATCGGGTCCACGCTGTGCATCCCGCTCGTCGCCCTGCTGATCACGTGGGCGGGTTGGCGCAGCGCCTTCTACGTGACGGGTGCGGTCGCGATCATGTACGCGATCGCCTGGTGGTTCCTGTACCGCGATCCGCGTGCCTCGCGCCGGCTGCGCCGCGAGGAGCTCGAGTACATCGAGGCCGATCAGGAGGAGGCCAACAGAGATGCTGATTCCCAGCAGACCGTGCCCTGGCGCTCTCTTTTCCGCCACCGGATGGTCTGGTCGATGATGATCGGCTTCTTCTGCATCAACTTCGTGGCCTACTTCTTCATCACCTGGTTCCCCACGTATCTTGTGCGCACCTACGACCTCAGCCTGCTGAAGTTCGGTTTCATCGGAATGATCCCCGGGATCGCATCGATGCTCGGCGGATGGACGGGCGGGCTGGTCTCCGATCGACTCGTCCGACGAGGGGTGCCGGTGAGCCGCGCTCGCAAGATCTGCCTCGTCGGTGGGCTGCTGGGCACCTCGGTGATCATGCTCGCGGTGCTGTCACCGACGGTGTCGACCGCGCTGCTCGCGCTCTCGCTGTCCTACTTCTCCTCGACCTTCGCGGCAGCCTCGGTATGGTGTCTGCCCGCCGACGTCGCCCCGGTCAACGCTCATGTGGGTTCACTGGGAGGAATCCAGAACGCCGCGAGCAACTGCGCGGGCATCGTCTCGCCGATCCTGATCGGTGTGATCACCGGTGTGACGTCGTCCTTCGCGATCCCGTTGGTCATCGCAGGAGTCGTCGCCCTGCTCGGGGCCGCGAACTATGCGTTCGTGATGCCGAAGATCGAGCCGCTGCGCTCGACCTCGCCGCAGGCGGTGGGCGCATGA